The following proteins come from a genomic window of Natrinema saccharevitans:
- a CDS encoding transcription initiation factor IIB — protein sequence MTDTSIRTYTNERETETEEETAVSDEQEHCPECGGRLVSDDEHAETVCTDCGLVVEEDEIDRGPEWRAFDAAEKDEKSRVGAPTTNMMHDQGLSTNIGWQDKDAYGRSLSSRQRQKMQRLRTWNERFRTRDSKERNLKQALGEIDRMASALGLPENVRETASVIYRRALEEDLLPGRSIEGVATASLYAAARQAGTPRSLDEISAVSRVEKMELTRTYRYIIRELGLEVKPADPEHYVPRFVSDLDLSDETERMARELLESARQEGVHSGKSPVGLAAASVYAAALLTNEKVTQNEVSDVASISEVTIRNRYKELLEASDTAAPA from the coding sequence ATGACAGATACGAGCATCCGAACCTATACGAACGAGCGGGAGACCGAAACCGAGGAAGAGACCGCGGTATCCGACGAACAGGAACACTGCCCCGAGTGTGGCGGCCGACTGGTCTCGGACGACGAACACGCCGAAACGGTCTGTACGGACTGTGGCCTCGTCGTCGAGGAAGACGAGATCGACCGCGGCCCCGAGTGGCGGGCCTTCGACGCCGCCGAGAAAGACGAGAAGTCCCGCGTCGGCGCGCCGACGACCAACATGATGCACGACCAGGGGCTCTCGACCAACATCGGCTGGCAGGACAAGGACGCCTACGGCCGCTCGCTCTCGAGCCGCCAGCGCCAGAAGATGCAGCGCCTGCGCACCTGGAACGAGCGGTTCCGAACCCGCGACTCCAAGGAGCGCAACCTCAAGCAGGCGCTCGGCGAGATCGACCGGATGGCCAGCGCGCTCGGCCTCCCCGAGAACGTCCGCGAGACTGCAAGCGTCATCTATCGGCGCGCCCTCGAGGAGGATCTGCTGCCGGGTCGCTCGATCGAAGGCGTCGCCACGGCGTCGCTGTACGCCGCCGCCCGACAGGCCGGCACGCCCCGCAGTCTCGACGAGATCTCGGCGGTCAGCCGCGTCGAGAAGATGGAACTGACCCGCACGTACCGCTACATCATTCGGGAACTCGGCCTCGAGGTCAAGCCGGCCGACCCCGAACACTACGTGCCCCGCTTCGTCAGCGACCTCGATCTCTCGGACGAGACCGAACGCATGGCGCGCGAACTGCTCGAGTCCGCGCGACAGGAGGGCGTCCACAGCGGCAAGTCGCCGGTCGGCCTCGCGGCCGCCTCGGTCTACGCTGCCGCCCTGCTGACCAACGAGAAGGTCACCCAGAACGAGGTCAGCGACGTCGCCAGCATCTCCGAGGTCACCATCCGCAACCGCTACAAGGAGCTACTCGAGGCCTCCGATACGGCCGCACCCGCGTAA
- a CDS encoding DUF7836 family putative zinc-binding protein, with protein sequence MDTTTVQLLCPECTKDWQVSPGELPAAAEMFHCPNCHASHRTAEFMRTDRDLQTLKQLG encoded by the coding sequence ATGGATACGACGACCGTCCAGTTACTGTGTCCCGAATGTACCAAAGACTGGCAGGTCTCCCCGGGCGAACTCCCCGCAGCTGCGGAGATGTTCCACTGCCCGAACTGCCATGCCTCCCACCGGACCGCCGAGTTCATGCGGACGGATCGCGACCTCCAGACACTGAAACAGCTCGGCTAG
- a CDS encoding UPF0058 family protein, with the protein MKKQELIHLHGLLAEVSNQCAEWDNCQIDLEKYEAKGIRPTSIHKSKTDHKAAVFALAGGITKNMREEGEQEAVAATAD; encoded by the coding sequence ATGAAGAAGCAGGAGCTCATTCACCTTCACGGCCTTCTCGCGGAGGTATCGAACCAGTGCGCCGAGTGGGACAACTGTCAGATCGATCTCGAGAAATACGAAGCCAAAGGGATCCGACCGACATCCATCCACAAATCGAAGACCGACCACAAGGCCGCTGTTTTTGCACTCGCCGGGGGAATCACGAAGAACATGCGTGAGGAAGGGGAGCAGGAAGCAGTCGCCGCTACTGCCGACTGA
- a CDS encoding DUF555 domain-containing protein: MNCRVVVEAAVPVFDVETPDEAIRIAISKTGEMLNPDLNYVEINMGERTSPSGEELPPAFIAADEALVALELEMTVFNVEREEHASRIARKEIGQRLENIPLEVTQIEVLEDEDAEDETDGSAGTESADGEAIESSTDADEDESDDEEILPEFEDLVE; encoded by the coding sequence ATGAATTGCAGGGTTGTCGTCGAAGCTGCCGTGCCGGTGTTTGACGTCGAAACGCCGGACGAGGCGATCCGTATCGCCATCTCGAAGACGGGCGAGATGTTGAACCCTGACCTGAACTACGTCGAGATCAACATGGGCGAACGCACCTCTCCGTCCGGAGAGGAACTGCCCCCCGCGTTCATCGCGGCCGACGAGGCACTCGTCGCGCTCGAGTTGGAGATGACCGTCTTCAACGTCGAGCGCGAGGAACACGCCTCGCGAATCGCGCGCAAGGAGATCGGTCAACGCCTCGAGAACATTCCGCTCGAGGTCACACAAATCGAGGTCCTCGAAGACGAAGACGCCGAAGACGAAACGGACGGATCAGCCGGGACCGAGTCGGCCGACGGCGAAGCCATCGAGTCGTCGACTGACGCCGACGAGGACGAGAGTGACGACGAGGAAATCCTCCCCGAGTTCGAGGATCTAGTCGAGTAG
- a CDS encoding DNA-3-methyladenine glycosylase family protein: MATGTIELAELAGGLDLYRTLESGQSYLWRREDGEMYGGDPAPGAWYSTVVDGDVIRVRRRDDRLEWESTADAEQTVRRLLRLDDDLEAIVAAGPDDPLLREAYEAHRGLRLVQDPPFGTLIAFICSAQMRVSRIHGMVSALAREYGSSIAFDGETYDAFPTPAQLAAATEADLRDLGLGYRAPYVVRTAEMVADGEAHPAAARDLEYEAAREYLTQFVGVGEKVADCVLLFSLGFDEAVPLDTWIRSAIEEYYPDCDRGSYADTSRAIRDRLGGEFAGYAQTYIFHHLRTGE; this comes from the coding sequence ATGGCGACGGGCACGATCGAACTCGCGGAACTCGCCGGTGGACTCGATCTGTATCGGACGCTCGAGAGCGGACAGAGCTACCTCTGGCGACGCGAGGACGGCGAGATGTACGGCGGCGACCCCGCGCCCGGCGCGTGGTACTCGACGGTCGTCGACGGCGACGTGATCCGCGTTCGGCGTCGCGACGATCGCCTCGAGTGGGAATCGACGGCCGACGCCGAGCAGACCGTCCGGCGACTCCTGCGACTGGACGACGACCTCGAGGCGATTGTCGCTGCCGGGCCGGACGATCCCTTACTTCGGGAGGCTTACGAGGCCCATCGCGGGCTGCGTCTCGTTCAGGACCCGCCGTTCGGAACGCTGATCGCCTTTATTTGCTCGGCGCAGATGCGAGTGAGCCGAATCCACGGGATGGTCTCGGCGCTGGCTCGGGAATACGGCAGTTCGATCGCCTTCGACGGCGAGACCTACGACGCGTTCCCGACGCCCGCGCAACTGGCGGCCGCGACCGAGGCCGATCTCAGGGACCTCGGATTAGGGTATCGCGCCCCCTACGTCGTCCGGACCGCCGAGATGGTCGCCGACGGCGAGGCGCATCCGGCCGCGGCCCGCGATCTCGAGTACGAGGCCGCCCGCGAGTACCTGACGCAGTTCGTCGGCGTCGGTGAGAAGGTCGCCGACTGCGTTCTGCTGTTCTCGCTTGGCTTCGACGAGGCCGTCCCGCTCGATACGTGGATCAGGTCGGCGATCGAGGAGTACTACCCCGACTGCGATCGGGGTTCCTACGCCGACACGTCTCGAGCGATCCGAGACCGACTCGGCGGGGAGTTCGCGGGCTACGCCCAGACGTACATCTTCCATCACCTCCGAACCGGCGAGTGA
- a CDS encoding DUF3784 domain-containing protein has protein sequence MVTDSVIGLLVAAGFVGTLGVLIKYVGAVRLIAGYDPDRVTDEEGLADFIGTNTLYVAALVLLVAAVEYTDSFGGSDAVWIAFAVGVVVLAARMIVGARRYEAS, from the coding sequence ATGGTCACGGACTCGGTCATCGGTCTCCTCGTGGCTGCGGGGTTCGTCGGGACGCTCGGGGTTCTGATCAAGTACGTCGGCGCGGTCCGGTTGATCGCGGGCTACGATCCGGACCGGGTGACCGACGAGGAGGGGCTGGCGGACTTCATCGGCACCAATACGTTGTACGTGGCGGCGCTCGTTCTCCTCGTCGCCGCCGTCGAATACACGGATTCGTTCGGCGGCTCGGACGCGGTCTGGATCGCGTTCGCCGTCGGCGTCGTCGTGCTTGCCGCCCGGATGATCGTCGGCGCTCGCCGCTACGAAGCGTCCTAG
- a CDS encoding acylphosphatase, whose amino-acid sequence MADRTRAHVFVSGTVQGVYYRANTRDTARENGVDGWVKNLEDGRVEAVFEGPDDAVEATVEWCHTGSPAAEVDDVTVEYENPRGEDGFEIRY is encoded by the coding sequence ATGGCCGACCGCACCCGCGCACACGTTTTCGTCTCCGGAACGGTACAGGGCGTCTACTACCGCGCGAACACCCGTGACACGGCCCGGGAGAACGGCGTCGACGGCTGGGTCAAGAATCTCGAGGACGGCCGCGTCGAGGCGGTCTTCGAAGGGCCCGACGACGCCGTCGAGGCGACAGTCGAGTGGTGTCACACGGGCAGCCCCGCCGCCGAGGTCGACGACGTCACGGTCGAGTACGAGAATCCGCGAGGCGAGGACGGGTTCGAAATCCGGTACTGA
- a CDS encoding bifunctional ADP-dependent NAD(P)H-hydrate dehydratase/NAD(P)H-hydrate epimerase has product MITGERMAAVDENAAALGVPRKQLMESSGHAVARAVREVAESGASVAIVAGRGNNGGDAFVAARFLDEYSVTTILLGRAERIGTEIARENWAALQRADYETREIADSSEVDLPAADVIVDAMLGTGISGDLREPAATAAAAINAADATVVSVDVPSGFDADGGDHADNGVEADRVVTFHETKPGLDDLEAEVMVADIGIPAAAERFVGPGDVSLARPDGREGRPNVIGGGPYTGAPALAAQAALRAGAELSFVAAPDSVAGEIQGYSEDLIVQPYDSGVLTPDVADDLLETAERYDNVVVIGPGLGTADETLEATRQFLSAYTGRAVVDADALAVVPEIETDATLVCTPNRGELARMGGPDTDDLAAAADEIEAFAADLGHVVLAKGANDVITDGERTRISRSGTVGMTVGGTGDTLAGIVAALLEHAGPLEAAAAGAHVNGLAGERLAEREEYGFLASDMLAALPAVLWGGSDE; this is encoded by the coding sequence ATGATTACAGGCGAGCGGATGGCCGCCGTCGACGAGAACGCCGCGGCGCTCGGCGTCCCGCGAAAGCAGCTGATGGAGTCGAGCGGGCACGCCGTCGCCCGCGCGGTCCGCGAGGTCGCGGAGTCGGGCGCGAGCGTCGCGATCGTCGCCGGCCGCGGTAACAACGGCGGGGACGCGTTCGTCGCGGCCCGGTTTCTGGACGAGTATTCGGTCACGACGATCTTGCTGGGCCGAGCCGAGCGGATCGGCACCGAGATCGCCCGCGAGAACTGGGCGGCTCTCCAGCGGGCCGACTACGAGACGCGCGAGATCGCGGACTCGAGCGAGGTCGACCTTCCCGCGGCGGACGTGATCGTCGACGCGATGCTCGGCACCGGGATCAGCGGCGACCTCCGAGAGCCGGCCGCGACCGCGGCCGCGGCGATCAACGCCGCCGATGCGACGGTCGTCTCGGTCGACGTGCCCTCCGGGTTCGACGCCGACGGCGGCGACCACGCCGACAACGGCGTCGAGGCCGATCGGGTCGTCACCTTCCACGAGACGAAGCCGGGACTCGACGACCTCGAGGCGGAAGTGATGGTCGCGGACATCGGCATCCCGGCCGCCGCCGAGCGGTTCGTCGGGCCCGGCGACGTGAGCCTCGCGCGGCCGGACGGTCGCGAGGGACGACCCAACGTCATCGGCGGCGGTCCCTACACCGGCGCGCCGGCGCTGGCCGCACAGGCCGCCCTGCGGGCCGGCGCGGAGTTGTCTTTCGTCGCCGCGCCCGACTCCGTCGCCGGGGAGATTCAGGGTTACAGCGAGGACCTGATCGTCCAGCCCTACGACAGCGGGGTCCTCACGCCCGACGTGGCCGACGACCTCCTCGAGACGGCCGAGCGCTACGACAACGTCGTCGTCATCGGCCCCGGCCTCGGGACCGCCGACGAGACCCTCGAGGCGACCCGCCAGTTCCTCTCGGCCTACACGGGCCGGGCGGTCGTCGACGCCGACGCGCTCGCGGTCGTCCCCGAGATCGAGACCGACGCGACGCTGGTCTGTACGCCAAACCGCGGCGAACTGGCGCGGATGGGCGGTCCGGACACGGACGATCTGGCCGCCGCGGCCGACGAAATCGAGGCCTTCGCGGCCGACCTGGGACACGTCGTTCTCGCGAAGGGCGCGAACGACGTGATCACCGACGGCGAGCGCACGCGGATCAGCCGCTCGGGCACCGTCGGGATGACGGTCGGCGGCACCGGCGACACGCTCGCCGGGATCGTCGCGGCGTTGCTCGAACACGCCGGCCCGCTCGAGGCCGCCGCGGCGGGCGCCCACGTCAACGGGCTCGCGGGCGAACGGCTCGCCGAGCGCGAGGAGTACGGCTTCCTCGCGTCGGACATGCTCGCGGCGCTTCCCGCGGTCCTCTGGGGTGGTAGCGATGAGTGA
- the moaC gene encoding cyclic pyranopterin monophosphate synthase MoaC, which produces MSDDRSVDGAGEGSADDLTHTTAEGDVQMVDVGDKPDSERRAVAAGEIRLQPATIEAIRADEIGKGDVLATARIGAIQAVKHTWETIPMCHQIPITNVDTEFDLEEDRIELRVGVETTGKTGCEMEALEGVTTGLNVVWDMVKAVEKDADGQYPDTGIENVRVLEKEKRQREE; this is translated from the coding sequence ATGAGTGACGATCGTTCGGTCGACGGTGCGGGCGAGGGCAGCGCCGACGATCTCACGCACACCACCGCGGAGGGAGACGTTCAGATGGTCGACGTCGGCGACAAACCCGACAGCGAGCGCCGCGCCGTCGCGGCCGGCGAGATCCGTCTCCAACCCGCGACGATCGAGGCGATCCGGGCCGACGAGATCGGCAAGGGCGACGTCCTCGCGACCGCCCGTATCGGCGCGATTCAGGCAGTCAAACACACCTGGGAGACGATCCCGATGTGTCATCAGATCCCGATCACGAACGTCGACACCGAGTTCGACCTCGAGGAGGACCGCATCGAACTCCGGGTCGGCGTCGAGACCACCGGTAAGACCGGCTGCGAGATGGAGGCCCTCGAGGGCGTGACGACCGGCCTGAACGTCGTCTGGGACATGGTCAAGGCCGTCGAGAAGGACGCGGACGGCCAGTACCCCGACACCGGGATCGAGAACGTGCGGGTCCTCGAGAAGGAGAAACGACAGCGCGAGGAATGA
- a CDS encoding NAD(P)H-dependent flavin oxidoreductase yields the protein MTLETPLCDLLGIEYPIVQAPIGSATTPELAAAVSEAGGLGHLAVTWRDCEETRRAIRETRDLTDEPFAVNLALDEATTVVDTEAHLEAVLEAGAPIVTLSFGDAAPYVDRVHEADATVMQTVGSAEAAREAVAAGVDVVVAQGLEAGGHLQSEVATTALVPRVADAVGDAVPIVAAGGIADGRGIAAALALGAAGAWLGTRFVASEEARVHDAYRRRLGESDETDTAHTTLFDKGWPGTPHRVLENETLERWEREGRPPSGHRPGERDVVATRDGDPIERYDEALATPAVEGDIESMALFAGQSVGLVDESRPAGALVEELVAETREAISGLPGRS from the coding sequence ATGACGCTGGAGACGCCGCTCTGTGATCTGCTCGGAATCGAGTACCCGATCGTCCAGGCACCGATCGGGAGCGCGACGACCCCGGAACTCGCGGCGGCCGTCTCCGAGGCCGGCGGGCTGGGCCACCTCGCCGTCACGTGGCGCGACTGCGAGGAGACGCGGCGGGCGATCCGCGAGACTCGCGACCTGACCGACGAGCCGTTCGCGGTCAACCTCGCGCTGGACGAGGCGACGACGGTCGTCGACACCGAGGCCCACCTCGAGGCCGTCCTCGAGGCGGGCGCGCCGATCGTCACCCTCTCGTTCGGCGACGCCGCTCCGTACGTCGATCGGGTCCACGAGGCGGACGCGACGGTGATGCAGACGGTCGGCAGCGCCGAGGCGGCCCGCGAGGCCGTCGCCGCCGGCGTCGATGTCGTCGTCGCGCAGGGCCTCGAGGCCGGCGGCCACCTCCAGAGCGAGGTGGCGACGACGGCGCTCGTGCCGCGGGTTGCGGACGCGGTCGGCGACGCGGTGCCGATCGTCGCGGCCGGCGGGATCGCCGACGGACGTGGAATCGCCGCCGCGCTCGCGCTCGGGGCCGCGGGCGCGTGGCTCGGCACCCGATTCGTCGCGAGCGAGGAGGCGCGCGTCCACGACGCCTACCGACGCCGACTCGGCGAGAGCGACGAGACCGACACCGCTCACACGACGTTGTTCGACAAGGGCTGGCCGGGAACGCCACACCGAGTCCTCGAGAACGAGACCCTCGAGCGGTGGGAGCGCGAGGGACGGCCGCCGTCGGGCCACCGGCCTGGCGAACGCGACGTGGTCGCGACTCGCGACGGCGATCCGATCGAGCGCTACGACGAGGCGCTCGCGACGCCCGCCGTCGAGGGCGACATCGAGTCAATGGCGCTGTTCGCCGGCCAGAGCGTCGGGTTGGTCGACGAGAGCCGGCCCGCCGGCGCGCTCGTCGAGGAACTGGTCGCGGAAACGCGGGAAGCGATCTCGGGCCTTCCCGGTCGCTCCTGA
- a CDS encoding beta-ketoacyl-ACP reductase, producing MSMDGRTCVITGSAKGIGRGIAEYLGEEGANVVINYRSSETAAHEAVDAIESSGGEAVAAQADVSDRAAVENMVEVCHEAFGPADVLVNNAGITADKQFTEMSPEEWNRVMDVNLGGMFNCTQLFYDDIWNAEEGRLINISSVVGKQGNYGQANYAAAKSGMFGFTRTIALELAKGGSTANCVAPGFTATDMLESVPDKVLDRIIAEIPLERLAEVEDVASVVRFLASEDSSYVTGEVIDVNGGMDL from the coding sequence ATGTCCATGGATGGTCGCACTTGCGTTATTACGGGCTCGGCGAAGGGGATCGGTCGCGGCATCGCCGAGTACCTCGGCGAGGAGGGGGCGAACGTCGTCATCAACTACCGGTCCTCGGAAACCGCAGCACACGAGGCGGTCGACGCCATCGAATCGTCCGGCGGCGAGGCCGTCGCGGCCCAGGCCGACGTCTCCGACCGCGCGGCGGTCGAGAACATGGTCGAAGTCTGCCACGAGGCGTTCGGTCCGGCGGACGTCCTCGTGAACAACGCGGGGATCACGGCCGACAAGCAGTTCACCGAGATGTCTCCCGAGGAGTGGAACCGCGTGATGGACGTCAATCTGGGCGGCATGTTCAACTGCACCCAACTGTTCTACGACGATATCTGGAACGCCGAGGAGGGCCGACTGATCAACATCTCGAGCGTGGTCGGCAAACAGGGCAACTACGGCCAGGCCAACTACGCGGCCGCGAAAAGCGGCATGTTCGGCTTCACCCGAACGATCGCCCTCGAACTCGCGAAGGGCGGGTCGACGGCCAACTGCGTCGCGCCGGGCTTTACCGCCACCGACATGCTCGAGAGCGTCCCGGACAAGGTGTTAGACCGGATCATCGCGGAGATTCCGCTCGAGCGACTGGCAGAGGTCGAGGACGTCGCGTCGGTGGTCCGATTTCTCGCCAGCGAGGACTCCTCGTACGTGACCGGCGAAGTGATCGACGTCAACGGCGGAATGGATCTCTAA
- the phaC gene encoding class III poly(R)-hydroxyalkanoic acid synthase subunit PhaC: MKNPFATALNMQRQAWEATADLAEKTGVAPDRTETVENVGVGQTPSEVVYEENKLRLLHYEPMTEEQHDIPILVVYALINKPYILDLQPDRSVVQTLLEAGFDVYLIDWGEPSKLDRTLGLDDYVNRYIDNCVDVVRDRSDRESINILGYCMGGTKSAMYASLYPEKVENLALMAAGLCFDGDGGVLELWGSEDYYDPETVTATFDNVPAEFLDVGFALMDPVANNVTKYVRFYDNMEDEDFVENFARMERWLDEGIDVAGEAYEEFIRDIYQENKLYENELRLGGEHVDLANVDMPVLQIVAEYDHLIPPAASKPFNDAIASDDTEILEFATGHIGMSVSSRSHAELWPEVCDWFEARSNGTDEPSRASDRSSGDEPRDAESEPPTTELETADAGPAGDVAGDESGAGDLADGGIDVETGTDIDAATSEFHGEDRSDEEIESEPDDLTDLRGVGEAYAEALAGAGVETVAELADADAADLAAETGISPNRIEDWIEQARER; encoded by the coding sequence ATGAAGAACCCCTTCGCCACCGCCCTGAACATGCAACGGCAGGCCTGGGAGGCGACCGCCGACCTGGCCGAGAAAACCGGTGTCGCACCCGACCGGACCGAAACCGTCGAGAACGTCGGCGTCGGGCAAACGCCCAGCGAGGTCGTCTACGAGGAGAACAAACTCCGGCTCCTCCACTACGAGCCGATGACGGAGGAGCAACACGACATCCCCATCCTCGTCGTCTACGCGCTGATCAACAAGCCCTACATCCTCGATCTTCAGCCCGATCGGTCCGTGGTCCAGACGCTGCTCGAGGCCGGCTTCGACGTCTACCTGATCGACTGGGGCGAACCCTCCAAGCTGGACCGGACCCTCGGCCTCGACGACTACGTCAACCGGTACATCGACAACTGCGTCGACGTGGTCCGCGACCGATCGGACCGGGAGTCGATCAACATCCTCGGCTACTGCATGGGCGGGACGAAATCGGCCATGTACGCCTCCCTGTACCCCGAGAAAGTCGAGAACCTGGCGCTGATGGCCGCCGGGCTCTGCTTCGACGGCGACGGCGGCGTCCTCGAACTGTGGGGCAGCGAAGACTACTACGACCCCGAGACGGTCACGGCGACGTTCGACAACGTCCCCGCCGAGTTCTTGGACGTCGGCTTCGCCCTGATGGACCCGGTCGCGAACAACGTGACGAAGTACGTCCGCTTCTACGACAACATGGAGGACGAGGACTTCGTCGAGAACTTCGCCCGGATGGAACGGTGGCTCGACGAGGGGATCGACGTCGCCGGCGAGGCCTACGAGGAGTTCATCCGCGACATCTACCAGGAGAACAAACTCTACGAGAACGAACTCCGGCTGGGCGGCGAACACGTCGATCTCGCCAACGTCGACATGCCCGTCCTCCAGATCGTCGCGGAGTACGACCACCTCATCCCGCCGGCGGCTTCCAAGCCGTTCAACGACGCGATCGCCTCGGACGACACCGAGATCCTCGAGTTCGCGACGGGACACATCGGCATGTCCGTCTCCTCGCGAAGCCACGCGGAACTCTGGCCGGAGGTCTGTGACTGGTTCGAGGCGCGTTCGAACGGGACGGACGAACCGTCACGCGCCTCGGATCGATCGAGCGGCGACGAGCCGCGAGACGCCGAGTCCGAACCGCCGACTACCGAACTCGAAACCGCGGACGCAGGGCCGGCCGGGGACGTTGCCGGCGACGAATCGGGAGCCGGCGACCTCGCCGACGGCGGCATCGACGTCGAGACGGGGACGGATATCGACGCCGCGACGAGCGAGTTCCACGGCGAGGACCGCTCGGACGAGGAGATCGAGTCCGAACCCGACGACCTCACCGATCTCCGGGGCGTCGGCGAGGCCTACGCAGAGGCGCTCGCCGGGGCCGGGGTCGAGACGGTCGCGGAGTTGGCCGACGCCGACGCCGCCGACCTCGCCGCCGAGACGGGGATCTCGCCGAACCGGATCGAAGACTGGATCGAGCAGGCTCGAGAGCGCTGA
- a CDS encoding poly(R)-hydroxyalkanoic acid synthase subunit PhaE — MSDQHQPRAGDWSAFAEQWNEQFLDALEDNMEAQAQFVERWSESVGELSEEEELSDGVEGYARAYETWMNASQQMVDRMNDQLEGEDVDIDEFRDIWLNTANEAFKDVMSTTAFAKMTGETVGDVLELQQQADEAAQETLHTLGFATENDVVEVGDRLVELERRQHAVEEKLDRVLVHLEEQ; from the coding sequence ATGTCTGACCAACACCAGCCCCGGGCAGGAGACTGGAGCGCGTTCGCCGAACAGTGGAACGAGCAGTTCCTCGACGCACTCGAGGACAACATGGAAGCGCAGGCCCAGTTCGTCGAGCGCTGGTCCGAAAGCGTCGGTGAACTGAGCGAGGAGGAGGAACTCTCCGACGGCGTCGAGGGCTACGCCCGCGCCTACGAGACGTGGATGAACGCCTCCCAGCAGATGGTCGATCGGATGAACGACCAGCTCGAGGGCGAGGACGTCGATATCGACGAGTTCCGCGACATCTGGCTCAACACGGCCAACGAGGCGTTCAAGGACGTCATGTCGACGACCGCCTTCGCCAAGATGACCGGCGAAACGGTCGGCGACGTCCTCGAACTACAACAGCAGGCCGACGAGGCCGCCCAGGAGACGCTGCACACGCTCGGCTTCGCGACCGAGAACGACGTCGTCGAGGTCGGCGATCGGCTGGTCGAACTCGAGCGCCGCCAGCACGCCGTCGAGGAGAAACTCGACCGCGTTCTCGTTCACCTAGAGGAGCAATGA
- a CDS encoding AbrB/MazE/SpoVT family DNA-binding domain-containing protein — MTDDSDRSPWFPPAMFTEQMQEAGEQVAQSQQEMMKQLLQASSANPLEDTSAFGPMNMGTATFKARVQSGGRISIPEPERDALDIEEGDIVQTIVVPVKRNREDHS; from the coding sequence ATGACGGACGACTCCGACCGATCGCCCTGGTTCCCGCCTGCGATGTTTACCGAGCAGATGCAGGAAGCGGGCGAGCAGGTTGCCCAGTCCCAGCAGGAGATGATGAAACAGTTGCTACAGGCCAGCTCGGCGAACCCGCTCGAGGACACGTCGGCGTTCGGCCCGATGAACATGGGCACGGCGACGTTCAAGGCCCGCGTCCAGAGCGGCGGTCGGATCAGTATTCCCGAACCCGAACGGGACGCCCTCGACATCGAGGAGGGCGATATCGTCCAGACGATCGTCGTCCCCGTCAAACGCAACCGAGAGGACCACTCATGA
- a CDS encoding MaoC family dehydratase has translation MSHEHTGGENFAAMTDAWSAMTRGFLRTATAANRAAVSAMVPVAADGDHGSDADRIAPPIPSIEYSDLDWGFDRTVDDPDGISVGDTVTFEKALTDEDVRAFAAVSGDTNRLHLDEGFAADTRFGERIVHGTLVSGLISAALARLPGLTIYLSQDLEFSGPVGIGDRVSARVEIVEALGNDQYRLETVVRNEDDDATVIDGEAVVLIDDLPAE, from the coding sequence ATGTCACACGAGCACACTGGGGGTGAGAACTTCGCCGCCATGACCGACGCCTGGTCGGCGATGACTCGGGGGTTCCTCCGAACCGCGACCGCGGCCAACCGAGCGGCCGTCTCCGCGATGGTTCCCGTCGCCGCCGACGGCGACCACGGTTCCGACGCCGACAGGATCGCGCCGCCGATCCCCTCCATCGAGTACTCCGATCTCGACTGGGGGTTCGACCGCACCGTCGACGACCCCGACGGGATCAGCGTCGGCGACACCGTCACCTTCGAGAAGGCACTGACCGACGAGGACGTCCGGGCGTTCGCCGCGGTCAGCGGCGACACGAACCGGCTCCACCTGGACGAGGGCTTCGCCGCCGACACCCGCTTCGGCGAGCGCATCGTCCACGGCACGCTCGTCTCCGGCCTCATCAGTGCCGCCCTCGCTCGCCTCCCGGGGCTGACGATCTACCTCTCGCAGGATCTGGAGTTCAGCGGCCCCGTCGGGATCGGCGATCGGGTCTCCGCCCGCGTCGAGATCGTCGAGGCCCTCGGCAACGACCAGTACCGCCTCGAGACGGTCGTCCGCAACGAGGACGACGACGCGACCGTGATCGACGGCGAGGCCGTCGTACTGATCGACGACCTGCCCGCGGAGTAA